In a single window of the Mesorhizobium shangrilense genome:
- a CDS encoding response regulator transcription factor, which translates to MNAQGELVRFLIIDDHPLFREALHSAIQLAYPEVETVEARTIAEANELLSAGKPFDLALLDLNMPDVSGFEGLLQLRTRHPRLPIVVVSGHEDPRIISETLSYGAAGFIPKSSRKSDLAAAIRAVMEGQVHVPEGYEGKPPDADSADRVEMVSRLAKLTPQQLRVLQMLRQGLLNKQIAYELQVGETTVKAHVSEILRKLNVYSRTQAVIEVSKLDNADLFRDPTGL; encoded by the coding sequence ATGAACGCGCAAGGCGAGCTTGTCCGCTTCCTGATCATTGATGATCACCCGCTGTTTCGCGAGGCGCTGCACAGCGCGATCCAGCTGGCCTATCCCGAGGTCGAGACGGTCGAAGCCCGCACCATCGCCGAGGCCAACGAGCTACTCAGCGCAGGAAAACCATTCGACCTTGCGCTGCTCGACCTGAACATGCCCGATGTCAGCGGCTTCGAGGGTCTTCTGCAGCTGCGCACCCGCCATCCCCGGTTGCCGATCGTGGTGGTGTCGGGCCACGAAGATCCGCGCATCATCAGCGAGACGCTTTCCTACGGCGCCGCAGGCTTTATCCCGAAATCCTCCCGCAAGAGCGACCTTGCCGCCGCGATCCGAGCCGTGATGGAAGGCCAGGTCCATGTGCCCGAAGGCTATGAGGGGAAGCCGCCGGATGCAGACAGCGCCGACCGCGTCGAGATGGTCAGCCGACTCGCCAAGCTCACGCCGCAGCAGCTGCGCGTGCTCCAGATGTTGCGCCAGGGACTGCTCAACAAGCAGATCGCCTACGAGCTGCAGGTCGGCGAAACAACCGTCAAGGCGCACGTGTCGGAGATACTCCGCAAGCTCAACGTCTACAGCCGGACGCAGGCGGTCATCGAGGTGTCGAAGCTCGACAATGCCGATCTGTTCCGCGATCCGACGGGGCTTTGA
- the lipB gene encoding lipoyl(octanoyl) transferase LipB — protein MTLRDEISTTFLPTAGSRPVEWRIEPGLTGYTEAVAFMEARAAAIRDGVEDELVWLVEHPPLYTAGTSANAADLVDPDRFPVFASGRGGEYTYHGPGQRVAYVMLDLKRRREDVRAFVAALEAWIIATLAAFNVRGERREDRVGVWVVRPDRATQPDDRPAEDKIAAIGIRLRRWVSFHGIAINVDPDLTHFDGIVPCGVTEHGVTSLVDLGLPVTLTDLDVALRRAFAEVFGDVAIADRPATPSDVA, from the coding sequence ATGACGCTTCGCGACGAAATCAGCACCACGTTCCTTCCGACTGCCGGTTCACGTCCGGTCGAATGGAGAATCGAACCCGGTCTCACCGGCTATACGGAGGCGGTCGCCTTCATGGAGGCGCGCGCCGCCGCGATTCGCGACGGCGTCGAGGACGAGCTCGTCTGGCTGGTCGAGCATCCGCCCCTCTATACGGCGGGGACCAGCGCCAACGCCGCCGACCTCGTCGATCCGGACCGCTTTCCCGTCTTCGCTTCCGGCCGTGGCGGCGAATACACCTACCACGGCCCCGGCCAGCGCGTGGCCTATGTCATGCTCGACCTGAAGCGCCGCCGCGAGGATGTGCGCGCCTTCGTCGCCGCGCTCGAGGCCTGGATCATTGCGACCCTGGCTGCTTTCAACGTTCGCGGCGAACGGCGCGAAGACCGCGTCGGCGTCTGGGTGGTGCGGCCCGACCGCGCGACGCAGCCGGACGATCGGCCTGCCGAGGACAAGATCGCGGCCATCGGCATCCGCCTGCGGCGCTGGGTAAGCTTCCACGGCATCGCCATCAACGTCGATCCCGACCTCACCCATTTTGATGGGATTGTGCCATGCGGGGTCACCGAGCACGGCGTCACCAGTCTCGTCGACCTCGGGCTGCCGGTCACCCTGACCGACCTCGACGTCGCGCTGCGGCGCGCGTTCGCCGAGGTGTTCGGCGACGTGGCCATCGCCGATCGCCCGGCGACGCCGAGCGATGTCGCCTGA
- a CDS encoding sugar phosphate isomerase/epimerase family protein — protein MATTIKGPAVFLAQFAGDAAPFNSLPSIAKWAAGLGYKGIQIPTWDGRLFDLKKAASSKTYCDEVKGICADAGVEITELSTHLQGQLVAVHPAYDAQFDGFAPAEVHNNPKARQKWAVEQMKLSAKASKNLGLKASVTFSGALAFPYLYPWPQRPAGLIEEAFAELGKRWKPILDAYDDAGVDVGYEIHPGEDVFDGATFEMFLDAVGGHPRCAINYDPSHFLLQQLDYLAFIDIYHERIKAFHVKDAEFNPDGRQGVYSGYQGWVNRAGRFRSLGDGQVDFGGIFSKLSAYGYDSWAVLEWECCLKHPEDGAAEGAPFIQHHIIRVTEKAFDDFAGGTTDKKMLRAMMGIG, from the coding sequence ATGGCAACCACAATCAAGGGGCCGGCGGTTTTCCTGGCCCAGTTCGCCGGTGACGCGGCGCCGTTCAACTCACTGCCCTCCATCGCCAAATGGGCGGCCGGGCTGGGCTACAAGGGCATCCAGATCCCGACCTGGGATGGCAGGCTGTTCGACCTCAAGAAGGCGGCAAGCTCCAAGACCTACTGCGACGAGGTGAAGGGGATCTGCGCTGACGCCGGCGTCGAGATCACCGAACTGTCCACCCACCTGCAGGGCCAGCTCGTGGCCGTGCATCCGGCCTACGATGCGCAGTTCGATGGGTTCGCGCCGGCGGAGGTCCACAACAATCCCAAGGCGCGCCAGAAATGGGCGGTCGAGCAGATGAAGCTCAGCGCCAAGGCGTCGAAGAATCTCGGGCTGAAGGCGTCGGTGACGTTCAGCGGGGCGCTGGCCTTTCCCTATCTGTATCCTTGGCCGCAACGGCCTGCGGGCCTGATCGAGGAGGCATTCGCAGAGCTTGGCAAGCGCTGGAAGCCGATCCTGGACGCCTATGATGACGCCGGCGTCGATGTCGGCTACGAAATCCATCCGGGCGAGGACGTTTTCGACGGCGCCACCTTCGAGATGTTCCTGGACGCTGTCGGCGGCCATCCGCGCTGCGCGATCAACTACGATCCGTCGCATTTCCTGCTGCAGCAGCTCGACTATCTCGCCTTCATCGACATCTACCACGAGCGCATAAAGGCCTTTCACGTGAAGGACGCCGAGTTCAACCCGGATGGCAGGCAGGGCGTCTATTCCGGCTACCAGGGCTGGGTGAACCGGGCAGGGCGGTTCCGCTCGCTGGGCGACGGCCAGGTCGATTTCGGCGGCATCTTCTCGAAGCTCTCCGCCTACGGCTACGACAGCTGGGCCGTGCTGGAATGGGAGTGCTGCCTGAAGCATCCGGAGGATGGGGCCGCCGAAGGCGCCCCCTTCATCCAGCATCACATCATCCGTGTTACCGAGAAGGCGTTCGACGATTTCGCCGGCGGGACAACGGACAAGAAGATGCTGCGGGCGATGATGGGAATAGGATGA
- a CDS encoding Gfo/Idh/MocA family protein produces the protein MVSGRQVESGSGPIRYGMVGGGQGAFIGGVHRIAARMDGEFQLVAGALSSSPEKAKASAAELGLDSERSYGSFQEMAKAEAKRPDGIEAVAIVTPNHMHYPAARAFLEAGIHVICDKPLTSNLADAKKLAALAEKSGKVFVLTHNYTGYPMVRQAREMVFKGQLGDIRVVQAEYPQDWLTEPIEQSGQKQASWRTDPKQSGVGGSTGDIGTHAYNLARFVTGLELDSLSADLDSFVAGRLLDDNAHVMLRFKSKKNEPPAKGMIWASQVAPGHENGLKLRVYGTKGGIEWVQADPNYLWFTPFGQPKQLITRAGAGAGAAASRVTRVPSGHPEGYLEGFANIYQEAARAIRAARRKVPKPPKDVLFPTVQDGVEGVAFVEACVRSSKKNAAWTKL, from the coding sequence ATGGTCAGCGGCAGGCAGGTTGAATCCGGGAGCGGGCCGATCCGCTACGGCATGGTAGGCGGCGGGCAGGGCGCCTTCATCGGCGGGGTACACCGTATCGCCGCCCGGATGGACGGCGAGTTCCAGCTGGTTGCGGGCGCATTGTCGTCCAGCCCCGAAAAGGCGAAGGCTTCGGCCGCCGAACTCGGCCTCGATTCCGAACGCAGCTACGGGTCCTTCCAGGAAATGGCGAAGGCGGAGGCGAAACGCCCCGACGGGATCGAGGCGGTCGCCATCGTGACGCCGAACCACATGCACTATCCGGCCGCCAGGGCGTTCCTGGAGGCAGGCATCCACGTCATCTGCGACAAGCCGCTGACCTCAAATCTCGCTGACGCGAAGAAGCTTGCCGCCCTTGCCGAGAAGTCCGGCAAAGTGTTCGTTCTGACGCACAACTACACTGGCTATCCGATGGTCCGCCAGGCGCGCGAGATGGTTTTCAAGGGCCAGCTCGGCGATATCCGCGTCGTTCAGGCCGAATACCCGCAGGACTGGTTGACCGAACCCATCGAGCAGTCGGGCCAGAAGCAGGCGTCATGGCGGACGGATCCGAAGCAGTCCGGCGTTGGCGGGTCGACCGGCGACATCGGCACGCATGCCTACAACCTCGCGCGCTTCGTCACCGGACTGGAACTCGACAGCCTTTCGGCCGACCTCGATTCGTTCGTGGCTGGCCGACTGCTGGACGACAACGCTCACGTGATGCTGCGCTTCAAGTCGAAGAAGAACGAGCCGCCGGCCAAGGGCATGATTTGGGCTAGCCAGGTGGCGCCCGGACATGAGAACGGCCTGAAGCTGCGCGTCTACGGGACGAAGGGGGGCATCGAGTGGGTGCAGGCGGATCCGAACTATCTCTGGTTCACGCCGTTCGGCCAGCCCAAGCAACTGATCACCCGGGCCGGCGCCGGGGCAGGCGCAGCGGCGTCTCGGGTGACCCGCGTGCCGTCCGGCCATCCCGAGGGCTATCTGGAAGGCTTTGCCAACATCTACCAGGAAGCGGCGCGCGCCATACGTGCCGCCCGCAGGAAAGTCCCAAAGCCGCCGAAGGACGTGCTTTTTCCGACTGTCCAGGATGGTGTGGAAGGCGTCGCCTTCGTCGAGGCCTGCGTACGGTCCTCGAAGAAGAACGCGGCCTGGACGAAGCTTTAG
- a CDS encoding sugar phosphate isomerase/epimerase family protein yields the protein MHLSTHNWMRAEPLETTLKRIKKFGYESIEISGEPEQYKPKETRALLKEHGIRCWGAVTLMLGERNLAAKDQGQRERSVQYVKDVLTMVSELDGEIITLVPATVGKVVPDGTEEEEWKWVVDATRECFGHAKKVGVKIAVEPLNRFETYLFNRGEQALALADAVSPECGVCLDAYHLHMEEFDVHEAIRKAGKRLFDFHVADNNRFAAGLGTIDWKAIVKTLKDIGYDGALTNEFVAPVDRTPAARYPEMVERNPVDISPEQLKFIQDHGSSVLTEKFYTDQMRITAETLLPLIK from the coding sequence ATGCATCTTTCGACGCACAACTGGATGCGTGCGGAGCCCTTGGAAACCACGCTCAAGCGCATCAAGAAATTCGGCTACGAGTCGATCGAGATTTCGGGGGAGCCCGAGCAGTACAAGCCCAAGGAGACGCGCGCGCTGCTGAAGGAGCACGGCATTCGCTGCTGGGGCGCGGTGACGCTGATGCTCGGCGAGCGCAATCTCGCCGCAAAGGACCAGGGCCAGCGCGAGCGCTCGGTCCAGTACGTCAAGGACGTGCTGACGATGGTGAGCGAGCTGGACGGCGAGATCATCACGCTGGTGCCGGCCACCGTCGGCAAGGTCGTCCCCGACGGAACCGAGGAAGAAGAGTGGAAATGGGTCGTCGACGCCACGCGTGAATGCTTCGGCCACGCCAAGAAGGTCGGCGTGAAGATCGCAGTGGAGCCCTTGAACCGCTTCGAGACCTACCTGTTCAACCGCGGCGAGCAGGCCTTGGCGCTGGCCGACGCGGTGAGCCCGGAATGCGGCGTCTGCCTCGACGCCTATCACCTGCATATGGAGGAGTTCGACGTCCACGAGGCGATCCGCAAGGCCGGCAAGCGGCTCTTCGACTTCCATGTGGCCGACAACAACCGTTTCGCGGCGGGCCTCGGCACCATCGACTGGAAAGCCATCGTAAAAACCCTCAAGGACATCGGCTATGACGGCGCGCTGACCAACGAGTTCGTCGCGCCGGTCGATCGCACGCCGGCCGCGCGCTATCCAGAGATGGTGGAGCGCAATCCGGTCGACATTTCCCCGGAGCAGCTGAAGTTCATCCAGGATCACGGATCCAGCGTGCTCACCGAAAAATTCTACACCGACCAGATGCGCATCACGGCCGAAACGCTGCTGCCGCTCATCAAGTAG